CGCTCGGCCAGGCTGGAGAGGTTCTCTTCCAGGCGCGATGTGCGCGGATCGACGATGTTCGCCACCCAACCGGCCAGCTGCAGCCCATCCCGGGCAATGGCCTCTGCACTGAGCAAAGCATGGTTGATACAACCAAGGCGCACGCCGACCACCAGGATCACCGGCAACTTCAAGGCAACGGCCAGGTCCGAAAGGTTGGCCGTATCGGAAAGCGGCACGCGCCATCCGCCCGCCCCCTCGATCAGCGTGAAGTCGGCCTCTTGGTCGAGCACATGCTGCATGGCTTCGCGCAAGGTCGCCACGCTCAATGCCACGCCCGCTTCACGTGCCGCCACGTGTG
This genomic stretch from Pseudomonas entomophila L48 harbors:
- the bioD gene encoding dethiobiotin synthase; the protein is MSQAYFIAGTDTDVGKTTIAAGLLHAARQLGMSTLAAKPVASGCTVSGKGLRNSDALALIDESSIKLPYERVNPFAFEPAIAPHVAAREAGVALSVATLREAMQHVLDQEADFTLIEGAGGWRVPLSDTANLSDLAVALKLPVILVVGVRLGCINHALLSAEAIARDGLQLAGWVANIVDPRTSRLEENLSSLAERLPAPCLGRVPWLKQAGADAVAEHLQLDLLD